A stretch of Leucobacter aridicollis DNA encodes these proteins:
- a CDS encoding fatty acyl-CoA synthetase → MLFDEALQATISSARADTLGEHLRRSAARRPHKTALIDGDTTLTFAELDRLANRFANALAECGVQPGERIALLSRNCWQFAVTAYGAARAGAILVPLNFVLTAGEIGPLLDVAQPKILIAQTELVETGEAAVSKSGWAVATLVEITAEAAVAPAPGWIPFDEILATSRDEAPAPVVGADDPIRIMFTSGTESRPKGAVHSSRSLGSEYLSSVVEGGMDGDDIDLHALPLYHCAQLDCFLGPDIMLGVTSILLPAPDPATILRKIAEHRVTKFFAPPTVWISLLRSPEFDDADLSSLKKGYYGAAAMPVEVLLELQRRLPNLQLWNFYGQTELAPVATILPPHEQLSHAGSAGRPVLHVETRVVDEHGEPVPVGEVGEIVHRSPQLALGYWNAPEQTAEAFRGGWFHSGDLGVFDEDGRLRIVDRSKDMINTGGENVASREVEEALYEHAAIAECAVFATPHPKWVETVTAAVVLTAGATATEEELRAHTRERLAAFKVPTVVHVVATLPKNPSGKILKRELRERFAEDSPVSF, encoded by the coding sequence TTGCTGTTTGACGAGGCGCTCCAGGCCACGATCTCTTCGGCTCGGGCGGACACGCTCGGCGAGCACCTCCGACGCTCGGCCGCTCGCCGCCCGCACAAGACCGCGCTCATCGACGGCGACACGACGCTCACGTTCGCCGAGCTCGACAGGCTCGCGAACCGGTTCGCCAACGCGCTCGCGGAGTGCGGCGTGCAGCCCGGAGAGCGCATCGCGCTACTCAGCCGCAACTGCTGGCAGTTCGCTGTCACGGCCTATGGCGCCGCGCGCGCGGGCGCGATCCTTGTTCCCCTGAACTTCGTTCTCACCGCGGGAGAAATCGGCCCGCTGCTCGACGTCGCCCAGCCGAAGATCCTCATCGCCCAAACCGAGCTCGTCGAGACCGGTGAGGCCGCGGTGTCGAAGTCTGGCTGGGCGGTGGCGACGCTCGTCGAGATCACCGCCGAGGCCGCAGTGGCACCCGCGCCCGGGTGGATCCCCTTCGACGAGATCCTCGCGACCTCCCGCGACGAGGCCCCCGCGCCGGTGGTCGGCGCCGATGACCCGATCCGGATCATGTTCACCAGCGGGACCGAGTCACGGCCGAAGGGTGCCGTCCATTCGAGCCGCTCGCTCGGCTCCGAGTACCTGAGCTCGGTCGTCGAGGGCGGCATGGACGGTGACGACATCGACCTTCACGCGCTCCCGCTGTACCACTGCGCCCAACTCGACTGCTTCCTCGGGCCCGACATCATGCTCGGGGTGACCAGCATCCTGCTGCCCGCGCCAGACCCCGCGACGATCCTGCGCAAGATCGCTGAGCACCGCGTCACGAAGTTCTTCGCGCCGCCGACGGTCTGGATCTCGCTCCTGCGCTCGCCCGAATTCGACGACGCCGACCTCTCCAGCCTGAAGAAGGGCTACTACGGCGCCGCAGCAATGCCCGTGGAAGTGCTGCTCGAGCTGCAGCGCCGGCTCCCGAACCTGCAGCTCTGGAACTTCTACGGCCAGACCGAGCTCGCGCCCGTCGCGACGATCCTGCCGCCCCACGAACAGCTCAGCCACGCCGGCTCGGCCGGGCGCCCCGTGCTCCACGTCGAGACCCGCGTCGTCGACGAACATGGCGAGCCCGTGCCTGTCGGCGAGGTCGGCGAGATCGTGCACCGCAGCCCCCAGCTCGCGCTCGGCTACTGGAACGCCCCCGAGCAGACCGCCGAGGCCTTCCGCGGCGGCTGGTTCCACTCCGGCGATCTCGGGGTGTTCGACGAGGACGGCAGGCTGCGGATCGTCGACCGCAGCAAGGACATGATCAACACGGGCGGCGAGAACGTCGCGAGCCGCGAGGTCGAGGAGGCGCTCTACGAGCACGCCGCGATCGCCGAGTGCGCCGTGTTCGCGACACCGCACCCGAAGTGGGTCGAGACCGTGACCGCGGCGGTCGTGCTCACCGCGGGCGCGACCGCCACCGAGGAAGAGCTGCGTGCACACACACGCGAACGGCTCGCCGCGTTCAAAGTGCCGACCGTCGTGCACGTCGTCGCGACGCTCCCGAAAAACCCGA